In Pelagicoccus sp. SDUM812003, the genomic stretch CGTCTACCCGCACCATTTTTTATAACGCAGTCCAAACGGTCTACGTTTTTTTGTGTCCGAACGCTTTCATGGGAATCGAACCAAGGTTCGATGGCTGGGTTCGCCTTACCAGCGGAGGCCTCGCGCTTGCTTTCTACGAGCGCGTATCGACTGCCTCGCTTCCTCTTGCCTATGCCTGTTCGAACTACGAGGCAACGCTCACAGCGAGGTGGCGCCATTCGAGTATTGCTCGCCATCTCGAAGGACGAACACCTTGAAGCGGTAGAAGAGACCGTCCGGGGGCTCGATCCCATGCTCTCGCAAATCCAAGTCCGCCCTCAACTCTCTGTAGCGCGGATCTTCTCCCGCGATGGCATCCAATTCTTCCGGCTCGAGCACCGACCAATTGCGCAGGTCTCTGCTGAGCTCCAGCAACACCCTGACTTCGTCGCTGAGCGCTTCACGATAGCGAATGGAGAGCGCGGTCTTTTCGCTATTCGTCCATTCAAACCGAGGAGGCGTCTCGTGCGTGAAAGGATCCAGCCCGAGGGCGTATTCCACGATGTTCGAGAGCCCGTCACCATCGGGGTCGGAGCTGCGATCCACCTTGCCCTGCAGGGCGCTCGCCGCCTGGTCGTTCCACCCCCTCAACCAGTTTTCAAACCGGTTGAAGTCGGCAAAGGCGAACTCCAGACGGTCGATCGATGGGCGTTTCTCATACCAATCTTTCGGAGTCCTCTGAGGAGCGTAAGCGATGGATAGGATGCCATTTTCGGCGAAACGAGAGACGTCGTACCAACGGTCGAGCTCATCGTCGAATCGGGCCGAGGCATACGAAACATACGCTTCCTCCTCCAAGTGAATCTCCAGAACGCTCACTTCGCCGTTTTCCACCTCGCCCGCTCGCAGCGAACTGTCTCCCGCGAAACTCTCGGAGTAATCGATCTCCCACAGCCGGTGGCCATAGGTGGTGATCTTCAAACCGGGCTGGCCGATAGCGCTCGCGAGATCCTCGACAAAGCTCACCTCCCCTATCGAGCTCACGGCGGTATCCGAGTCCGTGGAGAACACGACATCGTAGCTCCCCAAGTCCTTCGCTGAAACGTTTTCCAACCTCAATTTGGAATCGCTAGCGCCCTCGATGGCGACTCCATCTTTCCGCCACTGATAAGTCACCTCCTCAACGCAGGTCACCTTGACCAGCAACTCGACGGTCGCTCCGGGATAGGTTGCATGGTGATAGGGCGACTCCAAGATCTCGATACGTCCGTCCGGCTCTACAGCATCGAGCCAAACCGTAAAGTTCGCTCGATCAGGGTTATGCACCTCCACTTCAAGATCAGATAGAAACTCGATCGTCTGCCAATCCTCCCCGAGCACCAACTGTTCAGGACTCGCCTTATGGCCAGACACCTTCGCGACAAGCCCCGCATGTTCGGAATCCACTCGAATCCTGCAGCGATGGGCAAAATCCTCGTATGGCTCCCCATCGTCAATCCGCAGCGAGACCCACTCGCGCTCTTGGCCCAAGCTTGAATGGAGCGTCAAGGAGCTTCCTCCTTTGACGCTGATCGAATCATCCCCCGCTAGACTCATGCTCGTAGAGAATCCGTAGATCGGAAAGTCGAGCAGGGCATCCACCCCTCCGAAGAGGTAGGGAACCGAAACCGTATCCGATTCATAATTCGTTCCATCCGTATCCGTTATTCGGATATAGAACTGACCTTGATGATTCTCCACTTCGATGTTTCTATGAAGATCCGCGAAGGACGCCTCCACATCTGCCTTGATAGGAGCGTCTCTGCCGACCCTGAACCAATTCACCTCCGCACCCGGAGCGGAAGTGAAGGTCGCCCGATAGTTTCTCGAAGCTTCCCGCTCGTCCGCAATGGGCTGCATCAGAAAGCGGGTTCGCTCCCCGACGTCGATCGACTGGATCCGATCGATGTACCTCCACTTGTCCAGTCCACTCCGCTTCAGGGAAATGCGAATCCGGTGCGAGCCCTCGCCTACAGTCACGTATCCTCGCGTCTTCCATTCCCATTCCAAGTCGCTATCGTCCCAGATCCGCATCGTTTCAGCAGCGCCATCAACCTGTACCGCCCAGATCGAACGCACGAATGGCTGTTCGGTATCCAAAACAACGGACGCAGGACCCGTCAGGTCGAACTCGAGCCACAAAGGAGCCTCATCGTAATGCTGGCCGCCTAGGCCTAGGATCGATCCGTGAGCATCCGTTTCGACCAGCCACCCCGGACTCATTTCAAGATTGCCCACCTGCCAGCCAGGGAAAAGCTCAGCCGCGTCCATCAGAGTGAACACTTGCGAACGCGTCTCTCCGTATTCAGATCGAGCGACTAGATAGAAATCGTCCGTACTCGGCATTTGGATACCTTGCAAAGCAAGATCGTAGCTCGTTTCGCCAACCATAGGCTCCTCGTTTCGGTACCATTGATACTCGAGGTTTCCCTTGCCGATAGCAGGGCAACTCAGATGGGCTGTTTCTTCCGCAACCAAGGCGGTCCAGATCGCCTGATTATGGAAGGCCGGAGCATCGGTTCTCTCCAGGAGATCCAGCCATGCGCGCCCGCCGTCTGAATACGGCTCCTGACTGCCGGCGAACTCCCAAGCGACCAGGTGATCGCCTTCGGGCACGTGGATCGTCTGCCTGACCCAAGCGCCAGTCTCCTTCAGCTGGGCGACCATTCGCTTGCGCTCGTCTTTTTCGATAGTGCAGGAAAAAACGGGCCCGTCACGCTCGCGCTTCCACCAGAACGAGTAATTCGCGGGTCCGGACAAGGTCGTCGAAGCCGTAGGACTCAAGAAGCCCGACGACACGCTTAGATCGAACTCGAGCGCGTCCACTCCGTCCTTCGACTCATCCGCTTGTCCGAAAACGTCCGGATGGTAGTTAATATCCCAGGACAGTCCATCGAAGTCCATGACCTCCGTTTCATCCAAACCAACAAAAACGGATACCGGTTCGCTTCTCGCGACGCCATACAGGTTTCGCGCCTCGAGTTGATAGAGCCCGGAGTCACTCTGGGTCATTTCAGCAATCTTCAGCAGGCGCTCTTCGCGCCCCTTCAAGGGAACGCCATCCCGATACCATTGATATCGTATCGGTTCGGATCCTGCTTCTAGGCTGAAACTCAGCTGAAACCCGAATCCAGCCTGGACCACCCGCTCGGCCTGCTCTTCCCCCATAGCTAGCAATGGAGGTTGTCCTCTCTGGCTGACGGCTACGGAGTAGGTCAACCAGTCATCTCCAAAGGGATTCGAAACCTGCACCTGGTAGTCGCCACCGTGCGGCTCTCTGACGAAGCCTATCGACAGCGTCGGCCCCGTCTGCTCCGGCAGTTCGCGCCCCTGGAGGAACCACTTGTACGATAGAGGAGGACTGCCCACGTGTGGCGGCGCAATCAGCACCGAGTCGCCATACGCCACCTTGATGGTTCTCTCCTCTTCGGAAACCTCCTCGAAGCGGGCAGGCGTCTCGCTGGTCAGCACTTTGAGAAAATACCGCCTGCTCTTCTCCGTTCCGTTTTCATCGCTGACGACAAAGCGATAGATGCCTTCGTCTTCTGGCTCGATCGAATGGAAATAGAGGTTGGCTCCCTGCTCGCCCTCTATCGGCAGCCCGTCCTTTTCCCAAGACAGAGCGACCTCGCGCTCAGAGTTCGCTTGGTATCTCCCTCCGAAAGAGGCCCATTCGAATGGGCGTTGTTCAAATCGTCCGCGAATCGCCACCGCGGTCGGCGGTTCGCTCCCCAACTCGTAGGTTCTCAAACGATCGAAGGCGATGGACTCGAGCCCGTTTCCCTCCTCCGAACTTTGAGATGCGACTATCCTGATCTGGTATCGCTTCGCTTCCGGAAGCGTCAAGGAATAGCTTCTCCAGGCCCCGTCATGGGAGATCCAAGGCGTTTCTCCGTCGAGCTCCACCGACAGCTCGCGAAACCGCTGCCAATAGTAGCCTTGCCGACTGTCGAAACGCAGCGTTTTCGGTCCCTCGACCACCAGCCCCAAGGTGTATCGCTTGCCCAGTTCGAAATCAGACGAAGCCACATGCGAGCCGCCTTCGCTCAATCCATCCGTTTCGACGGTCCAGAAGTTCTCCTCGAACTCGACCACGCTCACCCCCACCGCATCCATGGCCTCCGTCAAAACCGAGCTTACGAATCCGACCTCCAGTCGGAAACTGACCTCCGAGCTCGCCTCGTCGTTCGTCGCCACCAAGCGGTATTCGCCCTCCTGCCCCGCCTCGACCGATTCGATTCTAAGGCGCCGATCGGTTTGGCCAACCAAAAGCTCCTGCTCGTGATACCATTGATAGCTCATTTCGGAATCGCTCTCGAACTCGGCCTCGAACTCAGCGTCCTCCCCTTCGAAAACGGCAGCCCTTCGAGCCCCGGTGGATACAAGTCGAGGCCGCCGCAATGCGTCCTCTAGGAGCAAAGCCGCATGGAGATTCAAAGCTCCCTTGAATCGTGCCTCCTCCTCCAAATGGTCGAAGCGACGCGCCGAAAGCTCCAATCGGATCACCCAATCGACGTAGGTTTCCTCTGGATACGTCTGAGCAAGTAGAGCCAAGGCTCCGGAGACCAGGGGCACAGCCATGGAGGTGCCATCAGAATACGCGTAATCGGAATCTCTGCCATTGTAGGTAGAGAAGATTCCCTCTCCCGGAGCGAACACTTCCACCGTATCCGCTCCATAGTTGCTAAAGGGAGCAATGTAGCCGCTCGCATCGAGGGCCCCTACCGAAACGACGTTATCGAGCGGATACGCGGCGGGATACACCTTTCGATTTCGATCTCCGTCGTTACCCGCGGCGGCCGCCACTACGATGCCTCTTCCCTTCGCCCGTATCAACGCATCCTGCTGCAGCTTGGAATCGTCAGGACCGCCGAAGCTGGCGTTGATCACCGAGACGTTCCGATCGATCGCGTAGTCGACCCCTTCCACCAGGTTTTCGATCGTGCCCAGTCCTTCTTCGTTCAGCATTTTGATGGCGATGATATTCGTCGCCCATACGACGCCGGAGATCCCTAACCCGTTGTTGCCGGACGCTCCAAGAACACCCGCCACGTGGGTCCCGTGACCATTGTCATCGAGCGGGGGTTCATTCGGATCGATCGCATTCCAACCGTATCTATCATCCAAATACCCGTTTCCGTCATCATCAACGCCATTTCCGTCCACCTCTCCGGGATTCAGCAAAATGTTATCCCGCAGGTCCTCATGCGTTATCCGAATGCCTGTATCCAAAATACCGATCAGCACGTCCTCAGCATCACGAGCGAGCTCCCATGCTTCAGGAGCGTCGATATCTCCTTCAGGAAACGCATTGTTATTCAGTCCCCACTGGTCCCCTCTCGCAAACGCTGGGTCGTTTGGTTCGACTACCGAAGCGGCTACAAGAAAATTCGGCTCGACCAGCAAGCCTTCCACCTGCTCGGAAAGCAGCTCCGCCTGAGCGAAGAGCTCCAAACTCCTCTCCAATCCTACGCTTTCGGATTCCAGAACAGCAAAACCGCCCTTTGCTGAATAGCGCAGCACTCTCGTCCCGAGCTCGCGCGCAAGCCATTGCATATCCAATCCATGCTCAGTCTTGACGAGCAGCTGGTTCGCGACCTTTGCCGATGAGATGCGATTCGAAAGCTCGCCGCCCGCCCCGTCCAGCTGGACCAGGCTTTCCAGTACGACTGCCGAATCAAGGCTGTCCACCCAAACCAGATCCGCCACGCGCCGGCTCGCCGGCTCACCTTCGCTTTCCCGCTCGACTCGATCCAGAAGCGGGAAGCGTCGCCACGATTCCCGATTCCAGTCTAGAGATACCGGGCGAAGCTCATCGAGAGGAACCGCTTCACTCGACTCCTCCAGCTCCGACGCCTCCTCCGACCCCGACCCCAACAGCCGCTCAGCGACCCGTGATTCCGCGATCGATTGCTTTCGCTCCATGTCCGATTCCAGACCGGATCCGAACCGCTGATACGACCAGAAAACGCCCATCAGAACGGCGACGAGGAACAAGCGCTTTCGCATGGGGAGGAGCTGAAACATTATGTCAGTCTCCTTTCGCCAAGCCTAGGTGTAAAGCCGATACTAGATTCCAGCCACTGCCTAGATAAGACTATCAGCCCACCGGCGCTCCCTACGGATTCCACTCAAACAGATCGCTCGAGAGATTCCCCCTCATGCCCGCCCTTCGCGACATCGGCCTCCACTCGCTACTCCCCATGCACCAGCCGCTTATAAGCTGTTCGTATACCTGGAACAACCCCAGCTAAAACCGTTTCGATAGCCTCAAGAACCTAGGTAGATTTCCGATCACCCCTAGTATAACCAACTCACGGAGCGGCCTCTCCATTCGATCAGGCCCGAAGCGACAAGGACGTCGCAGGCGCATCAACAAGGAAGTCCAATGTCAGTAGTAATCAACTTCAATGGCGCAGCCTCGGCTGCGGCAAACAACCTTCGGCGTAGCAACGCGATGCTGCGCAACAGCCTCAATCGGCTTTCGAGCGGATCTAAGATCGTATCTCCGGCGGACGACGCTGGCGGGCTCGCCGTTTCCATGAAGATGGAAGCGGCCATCAAGCGATACGCGGCGACCAATCAGTCCATCGCCAACGCCAAGTCCTACCTGCAAACGCAAGACGGAGCCCTCGGGACTGCCGCGGCCATGCTCGAGCGCATAAACGAGCTCGCCGTGCTGAGCGAAGACCCGACCAAGAACGCCTCCGATCGGGAGAGCTACAATACCGAGTTCAAGCAGATCCGAGACGCCTTGAAGGAGATCGAGGACTCCACCTTCAACGGAATCCCGCTTTTCCGACAAGATTCGCTTTTCGTCAAAACCCTGGGCGCCTCATCGCAATCCGACATCGAACTGGAGGGGATCGAGCTGAGAGAAATCAACCCGCCGCCCTTCGAGCTCATCGAAGACACCTTCTCCAGTTCCGCCAACTGGACCAACGTCAGCGAATACGAACGGACGGCCAACATCGACGGCCGCATGGAGCTCGACGGCACCCGATCAAGAGCCCAGTCCATCATCGCTCCCCCCGTCAAAGGGGCCTTCGAGATGAGCTTCGATTTCAAGCTCGATTCGACCAGCAGCCCGATTTCGGTCTCCTTCGACGGTGACTCCGGCAGCGAGCTGTTCAGTTACTCCTCCAACACCGCGAACAACTCAGCTCGCATCGTCTTCGACGGAAACGAAACCGCTGAGGTCTACCTGAACGGGGAGCCTAGCCCATCCATCGTCAACACCGGTCTGACGAGACGCTCGGGAAACCTCTACATCGAGCAAGCCGCCGGCGGAAAGGCTACCTTCGACAACCTTCAGGTCACCAGCGTGCCCTACTTCTCCACGTTCAGCGACACCTTCGACGACCCCAGCCCCTGGACGGACACCAGCGCGGGCGGCTCAGCCTCGGTCTCCAGCGGAACGCTCAACCTGGACAGCGCGTCCGGCGACGCTTCCTCGGTGAGAACCGGACCGCTGCAGGGCGACATGACCATAGACTTCGACTTCCAGATGGGTTCAACCGACAAGGAGCTGAAAGCCTTCCTGGGTGGCGAGGAGGTCTTTGCGTTCTCCGGCGACACCGCCGCCAACTCCGCTCGCATCGTCTATCGAGAATCGACCAATACCGCCGCTGTCTACCTGAACGGCAGCTCATCCGCTAGCCAATACTCCTTCAACCTCCCCTACGAACTCGGTCCGCTCAGCTTTCAGCAGGAAACCGGCGGAGGAACGACCACCGTCGACAACCTGAGCGTCACCAACGACGCCGCAACGCCTTTCGCCGACATAAATCGGGACTTCTCGGAATCCGAAAACTGGACGGATCAAAGCGTGCTGCCTAACGCGGAGGTCTCGGATGGGGAGCTGAAGCTCGACCCATCGATCGCCATCGCCAGATCCGACTTCAGCCTGTCTGGAGCCTTCGAGCTGGATTTCGACTTCAAGCTGGCCGACACCCATAGCCCACTGCGGGTCAGGCTGGGAAATGCCCCCGGCGAGGAGCTCTTCTCCTTCGACAGCGACACCAGCAACCACTCGGCGAAAGTCGTCTTCGACGGAGTCAGCGCCGCGAACGTCTACCTCGACGGCTCGCCCACTCCCACCGCCACGCTCACCGGTCTCACCAGCAACTCCGGAAGCCTTTCCTTCGAGCATTCCACCGGCGGCACCACCACCCAGATCGACAACGTGAACATTGTATCCACAGAAGGAACACCTTTGTTTACGACCATCACCGAGTCGTTTGACTCACCCTCCACAGTGAGCACCGGCGCCGTCACACCAAACGTATCCGTGAGCGCTGGACAACTGAGGCTCAACAGCAAACCGAGCGCGGCGGAGCTCACGCCTACCGTTAGCGGCGCATTTCACATGGAGTTCGACCATCAGAACGGGAGCGACGAAGCGAAGCTCGACGCGACGATCGGAAGCTCCAGCAACCGCGTGTACAGCTACCGCAACGACACGGACCTGCAAGAGGTCGAGCTCGAGCTCAGCCAGAGCAGCACGCCTTCAAAGGTGCGCTTCACCCACGCGTCAGGGGCCGGTCAAACCACCGTGGACAATCTGCTCATAGTGGCCCGTTCGAACTACGAGGCCGTAGCGACCGCGGACGATCTCAGTATCCTTTCCATCGATACCATAAAAGGAGCTCTGGAAGAAATCGCGACCTACCGAGCGCAAAACGGGGCCCAGCAGAGCCGGCTGGATTTCACTGCGAACCAGATCTCAGCCAATGTAGAAAACCTGAACTCCGCCAACAGCCGCATCGTCGATGTCGACATAGCGGAGGAATCCACACGGCTCGCCAGAGCGAACATCCTAGCCCAAGCCGGGGCGTCGATGCTGCAGCAAGCCAACGCCGCTTCGCAGATCGCCCTGAAGATCCTCGCAGCCTAAAGCGCGGCGCCCGACGTATCCATTTTCCGGAAACACAGCCAATCCCCCCGCTGAGGGCAAGATGCGTCAGTGCACGGTTTCGCCGCGGCCTTCCATCATCGCTTCCTCCTCCAGGCGCTCCTTTTGGGCGCGCCAGATGATGCGGGCCCCGGGCTTGAAGCGCACGTAGGCGTAGAACCATCGCAGCAGCACCAGCATGCGGTTGCGCATACCGACGAGCAGTACGAGGTGAACGGCGAGCCAGAGGAACCACGCGGAAAAACCGGCGAATTCCCGGCCTTTGATTTCCGCCACCGCCCGGCTTCGACCGATGGTGGCCATGTTGCCCTTGTCCTTGTATGCGAAGGCTGGCCGCTCCCCTTCTCCGGGTTGAGATTTCTGCTCAGCGGACGCGATCTCCCGGTTGATGATCTTGGCCACGTGCTGGGCCATCTGAGTCGCCGCGGGGGCCACGCCGGGTACCAGCGTTCCATTGGCATCCTTGAGCGAGACGATGTCTCCGATGGCGAACACGTTTCGATGGCCGGGCAGGCTGCAGTCGGGCTCCACTTCGAGACGACCGCCCTTGCCCTTGGGCACGTCGAGCTTCTGGGTGATCTTGTTGGCCGAAACGCCGGCCGTCCAAATGATGTTTTCCGCCTCGAGCTCGCGATCCTCGAGCACCACGCAGCGATCGCGAATGTCCTCCACCTTCTTGCCGGTGATGACCTCCACCCCCAACTCCTCGAGCTGCTTCCTGGCCTTGGCGGAAAGCCCCTCGGAGTAGGACGGCAATACGCGGTCCACCGCGTCGATCAGCGTGATCTTCGCCTCCCGCGTGTCGATGTTGCGGAAGTCTCTCTGAAAATAGCGCTTGGCGAGGTCGGCGAGCGTGCCCGCCATCTCCACGCCAGTCGGTCCGCCGCCGATCACCACGCTGTTGAGAAGACGTCGGCGCTCGCGCGAATTGCCCGGCAAGTTCTCGGCCACCTCGTAGGCTCCGAGCACCTCGTTTCGGATGCGGTGAGCGTCGGC encodes the following:
- a CDS encoding flagellin, with translation MSVVINFNGAASAAANNLRRSNAMLRNSLNRLSSGSKIVSPADDAGGLAVSMKMEAAIKRYAATNQSIANAKSYLQTQDGALGTAAAMLERINELAVLSEDPTKNASDRESYNTEFKQIRDALKEIEDSTFNGIPLFRQDSLFVKTLGASSQSDIELEGIELREINPPPFELIEDTFSSSANWTNVSEYERTANIDGRMELDGTRSRAQSIIAPPVKGAFEMSFDFKLDSTSSPISVSFDGDSGSELFSYSSNTANNSARIVFDGNETAEVYLNGEPSPSIVNTGLTRRSGNLYIEQAAGGKATFDNLQVTSVPYFSTFSDTFDDPSPWTDTSAGGSASVSSGTLNLDSASGDASSVRTGPLQGDMTIDFDFQMGSTDKELKAFLGGEEVFAFSGDTAANSARIVYRESTNTAAVYLNGSSSASQYSFNLPYELGPLSFQQETGGGTTTVDNLSVTNDAATPFADINRDFSESENWTDQSVLPNAEVSDGELKLDPSIAIARSDFSLSGAFELDFDFKLADTHSPLRVRLGNAPGEELFSFDSDTSNHSAKVVFDGVSAANVYLDGSPTPTATLTGLTSNSGSLSFEHSTGGTTTQIDNVNIVSTEGTPLFTTITESFDSPSTVSTGAVTPNVSVSAGQLRLNSKPSAAELTPTVSGAFHMEFDHQNGSDEAKLDATIGSSSNRVYSYRNDTDLQEVELELSQSSTPSKVRFTHASGAGQTTVDNLLIVARSNYEAVATADDLSILSIDTIKGALEEIATYRAQNGAQQSRLDFTANQISANVENLNSANSRIVDVDIAEESTRLARANILAQAGASMLQQANAASQIALKILAA
- a CDS encoding S8 family serine peptidase; amino-acid sequence: MFQLLPMRKRLFLVAVLMGVFWSYQRFGSGLESDMERKQSIAESRVAERLLGSGSEEASELEESSEAVPLDELRPVSLDWNRESWRRFPLLDRVERESEGEPASRRVADLVWVDSLDSAVVLESLVQLDGAGGELSNRISSAKVANQLLVKTEHGLDMQWLARELGTRVLRYSAKGGFAVLESESVGLERSLELFAQAELLSEQVEGLLVEPNFLVAASVVEPNDPAFARGDQWGLNNNAFPEGDIDAPEAWELARDAEDVLIGILDTGIRITHEDLRDNILLNPGEVDGNGVDDDGNGYLDDRYGWNAIDPNEPPLDDNGHGTHVAGVLGASGNNGLGISGVVWATNIIAIKMLNEEGLGTIENLVEGVDYAIDRNVSVINASFGGPDDSKLQQDALIRAKGRGIVVAAAAGNDGDRNRKVYPAAYPLDNVVSVGALDASGYIAPFSNYGADTVEVFAPGEGIFSTYNGRDSDYAYSDGTSMAVPLVSGALALLAQTYPEETYVDWVIRLELSARRFDHLEEEARFKGALNLHAALLLEDALRRPRLVSTGARRAAVFEGEDAEFEAEFESDSEMSYQWYHEQELLVGQTDRRLRIESVEAGQEGEYRLVATNDEASSEVSFRLEVGFVSSVLTEAMDAVGVSVVEFEENFWTVETDGLSEGGSHVASSDFELGKRYTLGLVVEGPKTLRFDSRQGYYWQRFRELSVELDGETPWISHDGAWRSYSLTLPEAKRYQIRIVASQSSEEGNGLESIAFDRLRTYELGSEPPTAVAIRGRFEQRPFEWASFGGRYQANSEREVALSWEKDGLPIEGEQGANLYFHSIEPEDEGIYRFVVSDENGTEKSRRYFLKVLTSETPARFEEVSEEERTIKVAYGDSVLIAPPHVGSPPLSYKWFLQGRELPEQTGPTLSIGFVREPHGGDYQVQVSNPFGDDWLTYSVAVSQRGQPPLLAMGEEQAERVVQAGFGFQLSFSLEAGSEPIRYQWYRDGVPLKGREERLLKIAEMTQSDSGLYQLEARNLYGVARSEPVSVFVGLDETEVMDFDGLSWDINYHPDVFGQADESKDGVDALEFDLSVSSGFLSPTASTTLSGPANYSFWWKRERDGPVFSCTIEKDERKRMVAQLKETGAWVRQTIHVPEGDHLVAWEFAGSQEPYSDGGRAWLDLLERTDAPAFHNQAIWTALVAEETAHLSCPAIGKGNLEYQWYRNEEPMVGETSYDLALQGIQMPSTDDFYLVARSEYGETRSQVFTLMDAAELFPGWQVGNLEMSPGWLVETDAHGSILGLGGQHYDEAPLWLEFDLTGPASVVLDTEQPFVRSIWAVQVDGAAETMRIWDDSDLEWEWKTRGYVTVGEGSHRIRISLKRSGLDKWRYIDRIQSIDVGERTRFLMQPIADEREASRNYRATFTSAPGAEVNWFRVGRDAPIKADVEASFADLHRNIEVENHQGQFYIRITDTDGTNYESDTVSVPYLFGGVDALLDFPIYGFSTSMSLAGDDSISVKGGSSLTLHSSLGQEREWVSLRIDDGEPYEDFAHRCRIRVDSEHAGLVAKVSGHKASPEQLVLGEDWQTIEFLSDLEVEVHNPDRANFTVWLDAVEPDGRIEILESPYHHATYPGATVELLVKVTCVEEVTYQWRKDGVAIEGASDSKLRLENVSAKDLGSYDVVFSTDSDTAVSSIGEVSFVEDLASAIGQPGLKITTYGHRLWEIDYSESFAGDSSLRAGEVENGEVSVLEIHLEEEAYVSYASARFDDELDRWYDVSRFAENGILSIAYAPQRTPKDWYEKRPSIDRLEFAFADFNRFENWLRGWNDQAASALQGKVDRSSDPDGDGLSNIVEYALGLDPFTHETPPRFEWTNSEKTALSIRYREALSDEVRVLLELSRDLRNWSVLEPEELDAIAGEDPRYRELRADLDLREHGIEPPDGLFYRFKVFVLRDGEQYSNGATSL
- a CDS encoding NAD(P)/FAD-dependent oxidoreductase, which translates into the protein MTKYSKPNIVVLGGGFGGLELVRRIDTSRARVTLIDKRNHHLFQPLLYQVATASLAAPDIAEPLRSIFSKDQNVEVLMEEVLDFDLERKQVVTPRNRIGYDYLVVALGGETNYFGNDHWAKYATGLKTLADAHRIRNEVLGAYEVAENLPGNSRERRRLLNSVVIGGGPTGVEMAGTLADLAKRYFQRDFRNIDTREAKITLIDAVDRVLPSYSEGLSAKARKQLEELGVEVITGKKVEDIRDRCVVLEDRELEAENIIWTAGVSANKITQKLDVPKGKGGRLEVEPDCSLPGHRNVFAIGDIVSLKDANGTLVPGVAPAATQMAQHVAKIINREIASAEQKSQPGEGERPAFAYKDKGNMATIGRSRAVAEIKGREFAGFSAWFLWLAVHLVLLVGMRNRMLVLLRWFYAYVRFKPGARIIWRAQKERLEEEAMMEGRGETVH